Genomic window (bacterium):
CGAAGCGGCCCACCTCCTCCAGGCGGGCGTGGTAGACGGGCTTGAGCAGCCCCGGGACCAGGCCGAAGAGGTTCTTGACCGCCCCGGTCAAACGGGTCAGACCGTGGGTTTTGAACTTGGGAAGGTTGATGACGGCGTCGACTTCCAGGGCCCGGTCGAGGATCTCGATCTGTTTTACTCCCCGGCCTCCGGGGATCGGGACCAGCCGGTGGCCGGTGGAGAGAAGCAGTTCCGCCCCCAGGTCGCGGGCGACCTCCTCCAGGCCGCAGGCCCGGTACAGGCGCTCCAACGTCCGGGTCGAGTGGGGAAGGGCCGCCCCCGGGCTGTCCCCGATGACGACCCGGGCTCCGGTTTCCAGGACCTCCTCGGCCACGGCCCGGACCAGCGCCGGGTGGGTGGTGATCGCTTTTTCGGGGGCGGCCCGGGTGAGGAGGTTCGGCTTGAGGAAGATCGTCCGCCCGGACCCGGCGAAGGCCTCCATCCCCCCCAGCGGCAGCAGCAGCCGCCGCACCGCCGCCCGGACGGTTGCCGGTCCGTAATCAAAACAGGGTTCGATAACCACGGGGTTTTTCACGTATACTTTCTCGGGTCGGCCGCGCCGGATGCCGCCAACACTATCGAGGATGGAGCCGGGCGAGACAAGGGAGAAAAACGGCGCGGTGCGCCGCCGGTCTCGCCCGCCGGGAACCGCGAGGAGAAGAGATCATGGGGAGATGGGGAGGAGTCCTGCTCGAACTGAGAAAACACCTGAAGTTCACCTTCTCCGGCGCCCTCGTCGGGGTGGCGCTCATGATCCTCGTCCAGCATGTTTTCCCCGGGGCGTTGAACCGTGAACGCGCCGCCCATCTCTTCGAATTCGCGCATCCCCTCCACGTCTTCCTCAGCGCCATCGTCACCGCCACCCTGTACCATAACTACACCTGTTACCGGGGCTGCCGGATCTGGGGTGCGGCGGCGGTCATCCTGGTCGGTTACTTCGGCTCGATCGGGATCGCCACGCTCAGCGACTGCATCGTCCCCTACTGGGGCGAACTCCTCCTCGGCTTCAAGGACGCCCACGCCCACCTGGGGATCGTGGAGATGCCCCTGGTCATCAACCTGGCCGCTCTCGCCGGCATCGCCGTCGCCTATTTCTCCAGGTCGACCCACTTCCCCCATGCCGGCCACGTTCTTCTCTCCACCGCCGCCTCCCTCTTTCACATCATCCGCGCCCATCCCCAGGCCATGACCCCGATCCAGAACGTCGGGGTGGTTTTCTTCCTGCTGCTGGCGGTCTGGATCCCCTGCTGTCTTTCCGACATCGTGTTCCCCATGCTCTTCGTCCGCAACGGACCGGCTCGGGGAGGGAAGGGCCCGGGGGCGCCTCAGGAGAGGTAGGAGTCTACGGCTTCGGCGGCGGCCCGTCCCGACGCGATCGCCCGCACCACCAGGGAGGCGCCCGCCGCCGCGTCGCCGGCGGCGAAAACCCAGTCGGCGCTGGTGGCGCCGTCGGGTCCGAGCAGGATGTTCCCGCGTTCGTCGGTGGCGATGCCCAGATCCCCCAGGAGCCGCCCGTGTTCGGCGTGGACGAACCCCAGGGCCAGCAGGACCAGGTCGGCTTCGAGCGGGAAAGCCGAGTCCCCGATCCGTTCCGGTTTCCCGGACGACCAGTCGAGCCGGACCGCCTCCAGCCCCGCGACCTTCCCCCCCTTCCCGGTGAAGCGCATGGTCTCCACCGCCCACAGCCGTTCGCCGCCTTCTTCCTGCGAGGTCGACGTGCGCAGGATCCGGGGCCATTGGGGCCAGGGGTTCCCGGGCTCCCTTCCTTCCGCCGGCCGCGGCAGGAGCTCGAGCTGAACGACGGAGGCGGCGCCCTGCCGCAGCGCCGTCCCCACGCAGTCCGAACCGGTGTCGCCCCCCCCGATGACGACCACCTTTTTTCCCCGGGCGCTGCATTCCGGGGGAGGGGAGAGGCGCCCCCGGGCGAGCGCGGCGTTCATGGGGACCAGAAAATCCATGGCGAAGTGGATGCCGGCCAGGTCACGGCCCGCAATGTCGAGGTCCCGGGGAACCCCGGCCCCCGTCGCGATCAGGACCGCGTCGTGGGAACGGCGCAGGTACCGGGCGGAGACGTCGGTCCCGGCTTCGACCCCGACCTGGAAGGAAACCCCCTCGGCGACGATCTGCCGCAGGCGCCGGTCGATGATCTTCTTCTCCAGCTTGAAGTCGGGGATGCCGTAGCGCAGCAGCCCCCCCGGCTGCGGGGATTTCTCGAAGACGGAAACGCGGTGCCCGGCCCGGGCCAGCTGCTGGGCCGCGGCCAGGCCCGCGGGCCCCGAACCCAGCACCGCCACCCGTTTCCCCGACTCCCGCGCCGCCTTGATAGGGACGATCCATCCTTCCTTGAAACCGCGTTCGGCGATCAGGCATTCGATCCGCCGGATGTTGACCGCTCCGAAGCCCTCGGAAAGGGTGCAGGCCGCCTCGCAGGGGGCGGGGCAGACCCTCCCGGTTATCTCCGGGAAGTTGTTGCGCTCGTGCAGGAGATCGAGGGCCGTTCGCCAGCGGCCCCGGTAGACCATGTCGTTGAAATCGGGAACCAGGTTGCCCAGCGGGCAGCCGTAGGTGTGACAGAAGGGGATGCCGCAGTCCAGGCAGCGGGCCGCCTGGTCGCGGAAGTCGTCGGGCGCACCGAAAATTTCGACTTCGTGCCAGTCCCGGACCCGCTCGAC
Coding sequences:
- a CDS encoding glutamate synthase subunit beta produces the protein MAKPTGFLEFTRDEPEKRPVVERVRDWHEVEIFGAPDDFRDQAARCLDCGIPFCHTYGCPLGNLVPDFNDMVYRGRWRTALDLLHERNNFPEITGRVCPAPCEAACTLSEGFGAVNIRRIECLIAERGFKEGWIVPIKAARESGKRVAVLGSGPAGLAAAQQLARAGHRVSVFEKSPQPGGLLRYGIPDFKLEKKIIDRRLRQIVAEGVSFQVGVEAGTDVSARYLRRSHDAVLIATGAGVPRDLDIAGRDLAGIHFAMDFLVPMNAALARGRLSPPPECSARGKKVVVIGGGDTGSDCVGTALRQGAASVVQLELLPRPAEGREPGNPWPQWPRILRTSTSQEEGGERLWAVETMRFTGKGGKVAGLEAVRLDWSSGKPERIGDSAFPLEADLVLLALGFVHAEHGRLLGDLGIATDERGNILLGPDGATSADWVFAAGDAAAGASLVVRAIASGRAAAEAVDSYLS
- a CDS encoding DUF362 domain-containing protein; the encoded protein is MKNPVVIEPCFDYGPATVRAAVRRLLLPLGGMEAFAGSGRTIFLKPNLLTRAAPEKAITTHPALVRAVAEEVLETGARVVIGDSPGAALPHSTRTLERLYRACGLEEVARDLGAELLLSTGHRLVPIPGGRGVKQIEILDRALEVDAVINLPKFKTHGLTRLTGAVKNLFGLVPGLLKPVYHARLEEVGRFASMLVDIAETFPPALTVVDAVTAMEGEGPSGGRPRAVGLLVGGTDVHLLDYVLAEIMGIDPFTVPTLADARGRGLLPEAPAPETAGIPLEEARQVGMEVPDTAIRAFPPFLTFLYPVARRFFSTNPRITADCRGCGRCAEACPVQAITMAGGRARIDYGKCIRCYCCHETCSEARAIRLAKPFLQRFLA